Sequence from the Equus asinus isolate D_3611 breed Donkey chromosome 5, EquAss-T2T_v2, whole genome shotgun sequence genome:
gatgaattattttcttctccctctcacaAATACAAGCAAAGCCAAAAGTAAAGCAATAGTACAATCTAAATAAAGAATGGCTGAAGGAGGGGGAAATGGCAAGAGCGGACTTTATGCCAGCCTGCTGGGTAATCCTCAGATGAGAAACAAATGCAACATTTCCAAAATGGGCATCCCACACAACGCTATTCAAGGGGATATTACTTGATGAGTTTTACACTCAAAATAAACATAGGatctttgaataaaataaaattaaacaaatttccTTTCTGTGGGAATGGCAATGACCACACTAACATGCTTTATGAATCtttaagagggagagagagaacatagCATTTCCAAAATTTGTCTGACGCAGAACACACTCTTTTTCCAGTAGCTCATAATAACAACTTCCAGAAATGGTTTTCCTCTGAacacagtttgggaaacactgttctaatatatatatgaaaatctcAAAAGTGCATATTGATCGTAAAAGTTTGTCCTGCAGAGCAAGACCAGGAAGTTCCCTATCACCCCCTCCCTGATTTGACTCACTAAGATTTGCAAATCTGCATAACTGTATGCCTTCATTGAACTAAATTCAATTTAGGTTCAATAAATTCGCTTGTAAAAAATGAGGCTACTGAATTATTATACACTCACAGTTATTGAATATTCAAACTGCAAATGAATTCCCAAATGCCCACCTGTTCCAGCAGTGTTATCACTGAATAACCAGAATTAATCATTATAGAGACAATGATAATGAAGCCAAAGAATTTACCCAAATTAAATGTTCTTCCATGAGGAAAGGGCTGAAATTTTGGATCaataatgatttaattttatcCTTGGATCTTTGGGGGACCTTCAGTTCTTCTAAGTACGCCAGTTTGATTTACGACTGGGTCTTTGCTGTGACCAAACAATGTCTTTACcaactttctttttacctttACCCAACACACGAGTCCATATAAGACACGTTTTATAGCAAACTTTtacactaattttaaaataagtatttcagCTCGTCTTTACCATTCTTTCTGTGTATTCTCTGTAAGTTAAACTAACATGAGAATAGTTTCGTTTTGTTGGAAGGCAACCCTCCCAACAGAACTAGAAACCTTTGAGAAATACCTGCCCATCACGGTACATGAGCTGTTAGTCTCACATTCACAcagaaaacaggcacacacatttATATCAGATAGAGaagatatttagaaagaaaatatttattaattacaaagctCATTCGTATTTTTGTATGCAAATATTATTACTTAAATGGCGTGAGAAATgctaatgctaagtgaaaaaactAGCCACTAAGTTAACAGACGTGTGTTCTCaaatacacataaatattttttaaggtgATGTCTTAGAACAGGAAAAGTAATTGACCCCTAGgtgatacaatttttttcttattttttctgtacTCTTTTTATAaccatggaaaaaaataatgaaggttATTGTTTTTAACAGCACTAGCCTATGTTCCCTGACTTATTCCACTGAACCGAAACTACGTGTTCAAGACACAAGTTTATGGAGAAGTTTCAGGAGTTTCCTCTGGGTACAAAAGGAAGCCAGTAAAAACGCTGTCATCCTCCGCGCTGACGTACACGCCATTCCAATCTTTTGAAACTTCCAGCCAGACTTGGTCCCCTGCACTTAATTTCAGGATGATGAGGAGCGAGGCCTGGTCTGTTTCGTGACCGTAGAGCGTTTCTCGGGACCTGACCTGCTTCTTATTCCGGGCCACCAGGCTGATGCGGGCAGGCCGGCTCCTCACTGTGACGTGGTAGGAAAAAGCATAGGCCCCGGGGACGCTGCAGTTGAACTTGCCGGTGGCCGGGCTGTAATTGCCCTGGGCGTCATAGAGAACCCTGTCGAATTTGATGGGGACGTCGGGAGCGGGGAAGGGCTTCGACAAGGCAGCGCTGAAAGCCGCCCGCGCGGCTCTGGGCCCCTCGCCCTTGGAGCCTTTGAGGCCCCGAGAGCCCTTCTTCCCGATAGATCCTCGGACCCCTTTGCTCCCAAGCTCACCCTTCGGGCCCGCAGGCCCCACAGGACCGGGAGGACCTGcgtctcccttttctcctttaaGCCCGGGGTCCCCTTTGGCCCCAGGCAGCCCGTCGCGGCCGCTCGTGCCTTCCGCTCCCTTGTCGCCTCTGCTCCCTTTTTCCCCTTTCACGCCCTGCttgcctttctctcctttctcgcCCCTCTCCCCAGAGTCGCCGCAGCAGCCTTTCTCCCCCATCTCGCCCTTCTCTCCCTTGGCGCCAGGCTCTCCGTTCAAGCCCGGTGAGCCCACAGCCCCGCGGGCTCCTTTGTCGCCTTTGGTACCATTTGCACACGTGTCCCCCTTCAAGCCCTTTTGTCCTTTTACTCCCGCCAGTCCGGTGTTTCCTCTGTCCCCCTTAGGGCCAAGTCCAcctgaaatggaaaattaaaacaatgtttaaGGAGCCCACAGGCTATGAACAGCCTGCTATTATCACAGAGCtcgaaaatagaaacaaaacccACCAACTGGGCCTGGAAACCTGGTTCCCGCCTCGGTAAGAGCTGTGGCTGTGCCAGCGACGCTGTTGCGTGGAGCCATTCGCACAGCTGCCCTCTCAGAGGGGAAAGTTGATGCCACCCGGAAGTCAGAGCTTAGATTTAGACCCCATATatctagggtttttttcttttttacttttaagataATAAAAAGTATTAGAACTGTAATTGTCCATTGTATTTCGTTACACTTTGCATTTCGCCCCAACCCAAGGCTTCTCGTAAAACTCCATATTGTCCATCCAAACTCGAAATCCTACAGGCAAAGGAGCTGAGACCCGGAAAGATTCAGGGTCTTTTTCCCAAGAACAGCGAGAGGGCAGAGCTCAGATGATCTTACCCAGTCTCGCTAGAGCAGGGCTAGCTGCACTCCAGCCGATCAGTACACTgaattattagaagaaaaatagcaATTTATATTTCCATCTTACCTCCCTGATaacaaacaggaagaaaattCGGGGCTAGACTGCACACATGACACAATAGATACCGTTTACACTCTACCTGGTTCTCCAGGTTTTCCTGGGTATCCTGGAACCCCACTTGTTCCTTGGTCCCCACGTTCTCCCTTAAGTCCTGAAATGAGAACAAGATTGTCTTTCTCCTGACTATATTAGTTATGATATAACTAACGTCCATTTCACAAACATGCACATTCCAGCGCTTCCTTTTACCAAAACGTGTAAAGGTAAAACAACACGGAAAAAGAATTTACTGAGCATCATTAAGAATACTTTATTCCAACTGATGGTAaaccattcaaagaagatttagggGTAGTGCCAACCTCTTCAAATAGAATACAGCTTTTCCCCCAGCATTCTCGTAGCTCTTCAGATTTCTCACAAAACTCACGACATTCTGCCTTgtgtcatatgtgtgtgtgtgtgtgtttcctattGTGAATTCTGAATGACGGTTGAAATGTCCTCTTCTTTATATGCCCACAGTGCCTGAGAAGCAGAGCCACGCGCCACCCAGTTCAAACACAGAGCACAACGTTCTGCAGTTGGCTAAAACGCATCATAACAAAAACCCATCCAGAAAAAATATTGTCCTTGTCATACAGCATCAAGGAAAAGCCAATTCTAATTTTGTTTAGGAAATTTTTCATGTACTCCTTGGACAAATTATAGAACTGTGAGAATTCACGTTTGGGAAAATCAAGAGATCTGGGGTGGTTTTTTGGggattatttttggtgaggaaaatcaaccctgaaccaacatctattgccagtcttcctctattttttttttttttttgcgtgtgggatgtcaccacaacatggcttgatgagcagtgtgtagtccACGCCTAAGAgtcgaacctgcgaaccccaggccactgaagtggagtgcacagactttaccactatgccaccaggccagccccagatctgGGTTTTTAGATATTTGCCATATTAccaaaaaatgcatttttatattgGGCCAACCTAAAGGCCCATCCTGTTATAGTGCAGCCACaccacatttattttaattgtaaatgATAATAGCAATAACAATAGTAATCAGCATAGCTAATCTTTATTAGGCACTTCTTTTGTACCAGACAATGTTTCAAGCTTTTgacatgattttttaatttaatccagccgtttttatttaatattaatttttatttcatattaataCAGCCTCTCATATAACAGGAAGGCTCATATGACACATTTCATCAACTGgaacatttttcatttaaaaaagtttatggtggggccagcctggtggtgtagtggtcaagtttgtgcactcggcttcagcagcctggggttcactggttcggatcctggacacagacctacacactgctcatcaagccacggctgtggcagcatcccacatggaagaaatagaatgacttacaactaggatataaaactatgtactggggctttggggagaaaaaaaagaaaaaaagaggtagatttagcaaccaatgttagctcagggccaatcttcttcaccaaaaaagaaaaaagcaaaccttTAACAGAAAAAGTTTATGGCATCTCCCTTCAAGAAAGGTTGAGCAGACGTTTTTGTCACCACTTTTATcattgaagaaactgagacatgaaaaaaatttagaaatttgtaCAGTCAAACATGACTGCATATAACATTGGTTGGCATTAATTTACCAACCATATTATTTATGATATAActaacattttttgtttcatttttgccagggaaaaagaaatcctaaatCATATTGAAAGTTatgagaaggggccagcccagaggtacagcagttaagtgcgcacgttccgctttggcggcccagggttcacacgttcggatcctgggtgcagatacggcacagcttggcaaaccatgctgtggcaggggtcccacatataaagta
This genomic interval carries:
- the OTOL1 gene encoding otolin-1; this translates as MWMFSWLCVILIILAIVGMDTIAKTTPYTKFTKKSEGKAMPKGLKPSSGPLPEEEEGTLFPEVGEVAEPMPDPLALDSAFGTATLYPSENLTLDTADFFLNCCDCCSSAPGQKGEPGETGQSGLKGDAGAMGIPGPPGVTGPQGPKGQKGEKGLKGERGDQGTSGVPGYPGKPGEPGGLGPKGDRGNTGLAGVKGQKGLKGDTCANGTKGDKGARGAVGSPGLNGEPGAKGEKGEMGEKGCCGDSGERGEKGEKGKQGVKGEKGSRGDKGAEGTSGRDGLPGAKGDPGLKGEKGDAGPPGPVGPAGPKGELGSKGVRGSIGKKGSRGLKGSKGEGPRAARAAFSAALSKPFPAPDVPIKFDRVLYDAQGNYSPATGKFNCSVPGAYAFSYHVTVRSRPARISLVARNKKQVRSRETLYGHETDQASLLIILKLSAGDQVWLEVSKDWNGVYVSAEDDSVFTGFLLYPEETPETSP